A stretch of Amblyraja radiata isolate CabotCenter1 chromosome 6, sAmbRad1.1.pri, whole genome shotgun sequence DNA encodes these proteins:
- the slitrk1 gene encoding SLIT and NTRK-like protein 1, with product MGGRCHCLKMVPWFVLVQIILGFAWGNTTTDLCEKMCSCIEVEGVLHIDCEKRGITDLQHCSAPTSRFYQLFLHGNSLSKLFPNEFANFYNAVTLHLENNGLHDIIPGAFLGLQLVKRLHINNNKIKGFRRHTFLGLDDMEYLQADFNLLRDIDPGAFRDLNALEVLILNDNLITSLPADLFQNVPITHLDLRGNRLKILPYEGILELIPGVAEILLEDNPWDCTCNLLPLKEWLEHISHSALIGRVVCEAPMRLQGNDLNETSAFDLCPSQNENDLSLVAPPTQRPSGLPPTPAAQHPRPPTSASVHKGVSKPRGNWQLRTRPSANAVVPNGSSNPHVLTGCPTACSCSITNVESGFEVNCRGSKLESVADLHPKPLKAQELFLRQNNIGIIRKTHFLDYSGLTLLDLGNNAIKLIENNTFCNLTNLRWLYLDNNNLEILLPDMFAGLQNTEYLNLEFNLIQLILPGTFNWMSNLRELFLHNNLLKSLPVDVFSSVSLSKLSLHTNYFMYLPVTGVLDQLTSVVQIDLHGNPWDCSCNIIAFKLWVERMGTDVVVSELKCASPEEFWDRDFKSISNELMCPELYAKIHLTFSSSSNITISTETGTHVNPYLETSRVSISVLVPGLLLVFVTSAFTVVGMLVFILRNRKRSRKRDTNSSASEINSLQTVCDSYWHNGPYHAEGPHRVYDCVAHTLSD from the exons ATGGGGGGCAGATGCCACTGTTTGAAAATGGTGCCGTGGTTTGTGTTGGTGCAAATCATTCTGGGGTTTGCCTGGGGCAATACGACTACGGACCTTTGCGAGAAGATGTGCTCATGCATTGAGGTGGAAGGTGTGCTGCACATCGACTGCGAGAAAAGAGGCATTACCGACCTGCAACATTGCAGCGCGCCCACCTCCCGCTTCTATCAACTCTTCTTGCATGGCAATTCGCTGTCCAAACTCTTCCCCAACGAGTTCGCCAACTTTTACAACGCGGTCACTTTGCACCTGGAGAACAACGGCCTGCACGACATCATCCCGGGAGCTTTCTTGGGGCTGCAGTTGGTGAAGAGGCTTCACATCAATAACAACAAGATTAAAGGTTTCAGGAGGCACACCTTCCTGGGGCTGGACGACATGGAGTATCTCCAGGCGGACTTCAACCTGCTCCGGGACATCGACCCCGGGGCTTTCCGGGACCTCAACGCGCTGGAGGTCCTGATTTTAAATGACAACCTCATTACTTCGCTCCCGGCTGACCTGTTCCAAAATGTGCCcatcacacacctggatctccgagGAAACAGGCTAAAGATCCTGCCCTACGAAGGGATTTTGGAACTCATTCCCGGTGTCGCTGAAATTCTGCTGGAGGACAACCCCTGGGACTGTACGTGCAATCTTCTGCCCCTTAAAG AATGGCTTGAGCACATCTCACATTCGGCTTTGATTGGAAGAGTAGTTTGCGAGGCACCCATGCGATTGCAAGGAAACGACTTGAATGAGACATCCGCGTTCGATCTATGCCCCTCGCAGAATGAAAATGATTTAAGTCTTGTTGCTCCTCCTACTCAGCGGCCGTCAGGGCTGCCTCCGACTCCTGCTGCTCAGCATCCACGGCCACCGACTTCAGCATCAGTGCACAAAGGAGTATCAAAGCCACGCGGAAACTGGCAACTGAGGACAAGACCTTCAGCCAATGCAGTTGTACCTAATGGCAGTAGCAATCCCCATGTATTAACTGGATGCCCAACAGCTTGCAGCTGTTCTATCACCAATGTCGAATCAGGTTTTGAGGTTAACTGCAGGGGCAGCAAACTTGAGAGTGTAGCTGATCTCCATCCAAAACCATTAAAAGCGCAGGAACTCTTTCTCAGACAGAACAATATAGGAATCATAAGGAAGACTCATTTCTTGGACTACAGCGGTTTGACTTTGTTGGATTTGGGAAATAATGCCATTAAGTTAATAGAAAACAACACCTTTTGTAATCTCACCAATTTGCGTTGGCTGTATCTGGATAATAATAACTTGGAAATTCTGCTCCCTGATATGTTTGCAGGGCTTCAAAATACAGAGTATCTAAACTTGGAGTTCAACTTAATTCAGTTGATCCTACCAGGCACATTTAATTGGATGTCAAATCTGAGAGAATTGTTCTTGCATAACAATTTATTGAAATCTTTGCCTGTAGATGTATTTTCTTCCGTCTCTCTCTCCAAGCTAAGTCTGCACACCAATTATTTTATGTATCTCCCAGTTACTGGAGTTTTGGATCAATTAACTTCTGTTGTGCAAATTGACCTTCATGGAAATCCATGGGATTGTTCCTGTAATATCATAGCTTTCAAACTATGGGTGGAGAGGATGGGCACTGATGTCGTTGTAAGTGAATTAAAATGTGCATCTCCTGAAGAATTTTGGGACAGAGATTTTAAGTCGATAAGCAATGAGCTGATGTGCCCAGAGTTATATGCAAAAATCCATCTAACGTTTTCCTCATCCAGTAACATTACCATATCAACAGAGACAGGGACTCATGTAAATCCATACTTGGAGACCAGCAGAGTTTCTATTTCAGTGCTGGTACCTGGCCTTTTACTTGTCTTTGTTACATCTGCCTTTACAGTGGTTGGCATGCTTGTGTTTATCTTGAGAAACCGTAAGAGATCGAGAAAAAGGGATACCAACTCCTCTGCTTCAGAAATAAACTCCTTGCAAACAGTCTGTGATTCTTACTGGCACAATGGGCCTTACCATGCAGAGGGACCTCATAGAGTTTATGATTGTGTTGCACACACCCTTTCAGACTAG